In a genomic window of Amphiprion ocellaris isolate individual 3 ecotype Okinawa chromosome 13, ASM2253959v1, whole genome shotgun sequence:
- the cabp2b gene encoding calcium-binding protein 2 isoform X3, with translation MGNCTNPSMKDQKDRELRPEEIEELREAFVEFDKNKKGYISHKDLGECMRTMGYMPTEMELIELSQQICGGKVDFEDFVELMGPKMLAETADMIGVKELRDAFKEFDSNGDGQISLMELREAMKKLMGEQVTNKEINEVLRDIDLNGDGQVDFEEFVRMMSR, from the exons GACAGAGAGCTGAGACCAGAGGAGATTGAAG AGCTCCGTGAGGCATTTGTGGAGTTTGATAAGAACAAGAAGGGCTACATCAGTCACAAAGACCTGGGGGAGTGTATGAGGACCATGGGATACATGCCTACAGAGATGGAGCTCATCGAACTGAGCCAACAGATCT GTGGAGGTAAAGTTGACTTTGAGGACTTTGTGGAGCTGATGGGACCCAAGATGCTGGCGGAGACAGCGGACATGATCGGAGTCAAAGAACTGAGAGATGCATTCAAAGAG TTTGACTCTAACGGTGATGGTCAGATCAGTTTGATGGAGCTGCGTGAGGCCATGAAGAAGCTGATGGGAGAACAAGTGACGAACAAAGAGATAAATGAGGTCCTCAGAGACATCGACCTCAATGGAGACGGTCAGGTGGACTTCGAGG AGTTTGTGCGAATGATGTCCCGCTGA